The genomic DNA CTTTactgttttttagaaaaattgaGTAAAATATGCAATTTTTTCCCCTAGGTGAGAGCAGTGTCATAAATAGATGAAACCTTTCGCTCCTAGAGGATTAAAGACCATGTTTAGAGGAGTGCTTGCTCTTGTACTGCTGTGTTGGAATTACAACCTCCTCAGCCTCCCCAAAATGTAGACTGGAAACAATTGCTTCTGCCTCTGGTGCAACGCTTTTGGTATGAAAGAGTAAGTGTTTGTGTCTTTACATAGCTGTTGATCGAAACTAGGTAACCATGGATTTACTGTAACTTGTTTTTTATCACTTTATTGCACAAACAGTAGGGGGTAAACACAACAAAGAGTAGTGACAAAAAGACTGTGGTCAGACTTCTAACGAAGAATGTCTTGATACacccaaaataataaaagatactGTGGCCAAGATGATGTTGAACAAATAAGAGAGAGCTGTTTCTTGGTCTTATTTGAGACCAAATGTTGTTGGACTCAAATAAAGCCTGCAAGAGGGTACAGAGATACCTGAATATTGACTggtcaagaggaaaaataaaatacaggcaTATGTATGCGTGTATATATATTGCTGATTCTATGCTCAAGTCACTTAGTATAGTAAGCATAAAATCAAGTGACTTAAGCAGGGAAAAGAGTGATTTGTACACATCAAAAAAGTAGTTCACCTTGGGCATACTGGGAAAAGCAGAATGTTCTACTCTTCCTTGAAACCTCCTTGTAGAGTTAAAACATGCATTTTGGCATCAGTctgttttcctgaagcaggaaaaaaatcgACTCATTTCCACAGAGTTTCATTTTCTGACTCTACAGTGCGTAGATGTGAGAGGGTGTATTTCTAGTTCCAGCTGTGCATGAGAGACCTGGACAGGAGAGAGTACCCGCAGTTCCTGCATCCAACTCCTACCATTCTGGACTTCTGCCGCCAATCCTCTTTGGACTCGGTCAACATCACTTAGCAAAGTCCGTTCTCGTATATATGCCTTGTAAACCTTGGGAGGTCCAGGTCCAGCTGACTTACAGTATGTTTCAGACCAGTATTTCTTGCTTTGACACTTTGCCTCTTAAAGAGGAGAAATTATTTGCAAGAGAAAGGCAAAGGTATGCCAGGTACAGAAAACGGAGGTGTTAATGAGCTGAGTTAATCAGTACCCTCTCTCTGGGACAAAGTTTCTATATTCTGTATGGGATGTTGCTTAAAGCTTCTAGCCCTTGCTCCAGACTTAATACATTTTACCCTAATACTTCAGGCAGTCAGGTAAAGGGTTTAATTATTTTAGCTCCGTgctctttctgtctcttccatATAACCAGTGGTAATAGCAAGTAGACAGAAGCATGCAGCTGCATGCTCGACTGCCACACTGACACTACTGCTATGCAGAAGGAAGAACATACTGGAAACTTTCCTACAGTACAAAGGAACCAATAATTTAAAATGGTGACATCTGGCACTGAACTGGAAACAATTTCaggtctgtttttttttcccccacaaaaaGGAAGCTCTTATATAGAATGTGTGAAATAATATAGGGACATCAAGCAATTTGCTCTCTGGAGCAAATTTagatcctttctttttttttatctaaagCTGTGTATTGAAAGGAGAGTGATCTTATGGGACTGGATTACATCctaactttttaaaactgtattatgcctgttttcctgtttgtggCTCGGAACCTCTCCCAGGTTCTCCCTGAGAACCTGGAATACAACAGGAACAATAATGGTGGGGTTGGTCCCATTCACTTGTTGAAGAGAATGCAAGACAGAGAGTAGGAAGTAGCCCAGCTGCAGAAGTATGTGATTTTGTGGGTGTTTGCTGAGTACAGTATAGGTGCAGTTTAGTTCCTGCACACAGTCAGCTGTTGTGTCACCAGCTGTTTGGACTTTTGTGACATGTGTAATCCTTTAAATAGCAAAAACGTTGCTATTTAACTGTTCTTATTGTTCTCGACTTGTGCTTTATAAGCTCCTATGTTTACTTTCATCAGTCTGGTCCTTTAGATGGCTGACAGGCTTGAAAGCTCCTTCtgagggaggtggtggctgAAGGGCTGCGGCAAGGTACGGTGTGGCCAAAGGGGAGGCTGTGACTTAAACTGCCATGTGTGCCGTAGTAGtgagcagcagaggaagcaAGGGTTGGTTTTGTGGaagggtttggttttatttttttaaattctatacAGACTGATCTGTACACTTACTTGAAGAGTTGCATTTAGTTTGTTTTACAGTGTTCTGTCTAGACTCAAAAACATACCTAAAAGCTAGTAAAAGATACCACGAgacataaaaaaggaaaaaaggcattcaACTATTTGGAAAAGTTTTTAATGCGAATCATTTACGAAGTCATCTTTGTTAGTCATATGCGGTGCTTTAAACTTCTGTTGATTTAAAGCTGACTGGGTACTTGCTTTGAGAGCCTCTAACAATTTTCTAGGGAAGTAGACAAATACCAGGCTTTACCACCACGGGTGAAAAATGACTTAGCAATTCAGAgtctcacaaagaaaaaaaagcaatcttcTGGCTGTTGTTCTTAAATGAGGGGTAGAATTTtttcgttttgtttttttttttttttagtataatGTTCCTTGTCTTCCAAAGTCCTTGGCAGGAAAACGGTTGAAGGTTGTGCATGGGTGGTTTACTTAAGCGGAACTACTTTAACGGAATGACCTGATGAGGGATCCGGGGTTACCGTCAGATCTCGTGAGCAGGTGAAATGCACCTGTATCGGCCCGAGTAGCAGAACGGGGAGAGTGAAGGGTGTTCTCCTCCTGCAGCGCGATGCGGAGACAGCCGCGCTCTCGGGAGCGGTACCCGCAGCGCGGGCGCTGAGGGGCGGCGGTGCCCGCGCAGGGCCCAGCCCCGCGGAGGGCTGACGGCGGGACCCGGGGTGGCCGGAGGAGAGGGTCCGGCATCCTGGAACGCTCTCGCAAAGGCCGACCGGCTTACAGGGCCGCCTCGCCGCGGGCAGGCTGCGCCGGTGGCCCGCTGCTGCACAGAACAGGCACGGGGAGACCGCGCAGACCGCGGCGGCACCGCGACCCCTGAGCGTCCGGGGGCTCCCGGCCTGGGGGGAGCGGGGTAtggcggggcggccccgccccgcccgccgtGTGACGCCGCGGGTGTGCCTCTGTGACGCGCCGCTGCAATCCAGAAAGATCCTGGCAACGCCATTTTGTAGCGGGCTGCGGGTTGAGGGTCGGCAGTTGCGGCGTTGAGCCCGGCCGTGGCGGGGGAGAGCGGCGGCTCCCGGAGAGCGCGGCGGCACTCCCGAGCCGCGGAGGTGGGGGCGATGGGAGGCGCGCTGCCTGCTCGTTGCGGCCCCGTGCcgccgggcggcgggggagAGCCGAGGGACGGCGTTGGGCgctgggccgggctgggccgggccgccgccgcggggaaggcggggcggaggggaggggagggcgcCGCTGTGGAGCGGGGGAAGGAGGTTGTCTGCTGCCGTGGGGGAGGGCGGCCGGTGGCTGGGTGCGTCCCCGCGGGCGCGGGCGGGTCGGGTGGCCGGGGCGCCCCTGTGCCCCCGCCTCCCTGCGGCCGCCATGTTCTCTGCCCGCGCCTTGTTCCGTGCGGAGAGAAAATGGCTTCGGCCGCCTTAGCGGGGGAGGCTGGAGCCCTCTCCCGTGCCTCTGCTTGGGGTGGAGGACGGAGCCCCTTGCCGGAGCAGGGACTTGGTGGGACGCGGAGCCCGGGCCGCGCGGGGTGGGGGTGGGCCGCACCCCGCCTCTTCGCGTCAGCGCAccgggggtgcggggggggcgcggggcgcctcgtcccctgccccggggagggaCACGGCCCCGCACCGCCCGAGGGCCGCGTCCCGCTTCGTAGCATCGCCGTTGCTGCGAAGCGCGGAGGTGTGGGCCTGAGCGGCAGCTTGTGCGCTGGAATCGATTTACGGTTGGAAAGTGCAATAAAAAGAGGTGTAGCGAGTTACCTTCTCGTCGAGCAAAACAACTAGGAGATAAGATAAGTTTTACTGTCACTGTGACTTAGCATTAGGAGCTCTCGGGGAATCAATAGAAGGTAAAGGTTTATGACATGTTCCTTGAAGTCTTTGGAAGCGCGCTGGGTGATACTCGTGTGCCCTTCTTAAGTACAGGGAAAGCCTGCCTTTTTCCTAGCATATGCACCATTGGGTGCCtgagcagcttggcagaaatAACATGCACAGTATGTGTCTAGTGTCTGAGCCACGattcttctttttaaactcttttgTAAGAAGTAGGTTATTGGTTTATGCTCCCCTATcaaaaattgttaatttgaaaaaGCTCTTGAACTAAAAAATAACGtggaagaaagagcagagaaaaaaaagaaaatggggtAATTGACAAAAAATACAATCTTCATTATAGTGTTAATTTGATCATTCATGGCTTTGAAAATGAATTGTTTGTCTATGGGATGTaattcaaagagcaaaatatctTTGTTACAGATGCGACATTCCAGGCAAACTAATTATCTTGACTGGGATAAAAAAGAAAGTCCGGATCACAGAAGATGTGACAGTGCCaataagagaaagaagagaCCAGTAAGTGGTGCACAGGAGAAGAAGGACTGCAAACACAATCTTTCTAAACTTCCTGACAGGTAAATAACTTTTTGACTTCTGATACCagcaagcatttattttaatgattttattattcttatcaGGTCATCTGATAACGTATTAATTTTTGAGTTGGAGATATTTCAAGAGAGATGTCTTACAGCTTAAAAAGCTGACGGATAGGGGTGCTAGAATTACTTTAATTAAGTTTATTTGATCCTTTGTTTATAGTACCTGTTCAGAAGCCAAATCTGTACATGAAAGAGACCATCATGAACGACACTATGTTGAAGAATACAGAAACGAGTACAATCAAGGATGTGATACTGGGCATCACAGTAGCAAATCATCGGGTCATAGTGGGACGAGTAGTTACAAAAGGAAATACAAGACACATCACACTACCTGTCAGCATCATCTTTCACAGGTGGTGTGACCAATTTTAagttaggatttttttatttaagaagaTAAGATTCTCATCTGGGCATTAGTAATggagtgggggggtggggtggggaatTCTGTCTGTATTATTGTTTATTCCTTTAGCTAATACTAGTAGATTAGTCTTTTTGCtaggattttatttccttcagtgaAAATGTATAGTTTGTAGGTATGCTTGTGATACCACAGAACGTAGTCTTGCTATTTGTTCATTGGATATAGTTGAGCAGGTTAATGGTAGTAACCCATCAATTGGAGTACTTGAAATACAGGCATCACTTTCATGCCTTCGAAATTTTTATCAATCGTCACAAGCATTTATTTCAGCCCTACTCGAAAATTCAAGCACAAGCTTTAAACTTGCTTTCGACTAAGTGTCACTGAAATAGCAAGGAGATAATGtcagatttttacttttttaaaaaactacttAGTAAGGTGTTTTAAGTATCGCTGAAAAATCTGTAGAATCAGATATGTGTGATGTCTGCCCCCTAGCAGGGCAGTTTTTCTGATCTTTGTTATATATTTAACTcttaaaaaagctgaagataGGATTCATAATTTAAGATCTTCAGCTGAGACAGCCTAAAGTAAATGTATATGCtatttatgatttaaaaaaaaaaattcttaccaAATATTCAGACCAGTGATTTAAACTCGATTACTTAAGATGGGTATTTGAATTTGGCCGcaaggctatttttttttttatatatatatatatagttatatatCTTATACATATAAGATAGTTATTAAAtccttttgctttgaaaaaaaaaaataggggcACTGAAATCCTAAAGTAAAATTCAGTGACCCaacctttgaaaagaaaaacaattgtgTTGTAATTTTTTGTTGCCTTGCTACTTTTGAGTATCATCTTATCTGAAAATCTGTTCCTTGCcatgtttttctcctgtaaCATAAACTATGTGCCCTGTGAATTTCCGGGGACTGAATTTGAAATTGCTCCTGCCAACCGTTTGTGGCCTGGCGTGTATCTGAATGCCTGAATATCTCCCTGCTGAATGAATTTCGTATTCTGACCTGAATTCACTCGGGTTTATTGATTGGCTGGACGATCTTGGTGCCGTTCCAGAAGAGTCATCGAAGGAAAAGATCCAGGAGTGTAGAGGATGATGAGGAGGGTCACCTGATCTGTCAGAGTGGAGACGTACTAAGTGCAAGATGTATAgaatacttttcaaaatttattaaCTTTTCAGATGGAATAAGTTCTTTTAGCATACGATATGAGGGGGCTTTGgaagtcttttctttctgtcttgactttttttgtttgggggtggggattgttattctttttctgtagaacttacttaaatatatttctttttccctttttttttcccccccaaaaatagTAAATGAAGTTAATGAACCTAGTAGAATGAGATCCCTGTTAATGTGCCTTGATGAGAGTTGTCCAACAACATCTCTCAAACTAGATATTTACAATTTAAAGAAGCACAGCCTAGAATAATCTTCAGTGATAGTACTTagtctgtttgtttgtttgttctagttttttgtttgtttgatttttaatagCTGAGTAACTTCACAACTTCTGTGACTTCTTTCTAGATGAGATTGTTGCTACTTTGGGTGAAGGTGCTTTTGGAAAAGTGGTGGAATGCATTGATCACAAAGAGTaagtctttttaattaaataaatgtaatttttcttgctGATACCAAACATAAATTGATACTGATCCCAAACATAAATTTATGTTAGCTGGGTGCTGTTTTTAGCATGATGTACTATGAGGGTTGTGCAGGACTGGTGGATGAGGCGACAAGTGCATCTGCAGGCGCGCCCCAGCCTGGTAGAGGTCAAGGGCTGATGGGGGGAGGTGGCCTAGAGAATGTGGGGTGAAGCTGCACCCCCCACACTGGGCAATCCTGCGCCTGTACCACCTCAGGTCTGTATAGTGAGCAAGGTCTCTGACATCATGTAGCTTACCTTAAAAGTATCATCTGTGATGATGCAATGCCACTTGGGTTCTAGCAGTGAATATATTATAAATCAAGAATGTATTTTGTGTTTGATAGCAGTTTTGCTGTGTGCTAAATAGTACGAAACTAAACTAGATTGTCTTTCTTGCTAGGCACTGTAGAAGGCATTTGACACCtcagttagttagttagtttTACTACTTAAACGACTGAAGGCGGCTTGTAATTTTTGATTGACTGTCATCTTAGGCTGCAAGATGTGGAAATTTTCTCCAGTATTAGCCCAGCATACATAAGTACAAAGGGGTAAGGTAAATAAGGCTTTAAACCTTTAAGAATAATGCTGATATAGAAGGTATTGAGTAGGTTTTCAAAAATTCAAAGATTAAATTTTAGTTGTGCTTGTGCATAGATGAACCTTGGTTATATTAAAGGAAGGCCTTTTTTCTGGTAAGGTTCCCATTGTTATAAACAATGTATATGGTGATAATTACTGACTATTCTTAGTTAAAACTACTCATTGTTCTAATCACTGTTCAAACCTGTCTTTTCAGGGAAGACAGACACGTAGCTGtgaaaatagtaaaaaatgttGATAGGTACTCCGAAGCAGCTCATGCAGAAATACAAGTACTGGAACATTTAAATGCATCAGATCCCAGCAATACATAGTAAGTATACAAAGCTAACTGCACTTTGTTTGGGCTTTCAGATTTCTGTGACGTCGCTTTCTATAATATATGAAATATGTACCTGAGCGTTATACAACTTCCTGTTGCAATTCATTTTTGCAGTCGCTGTGTCCAGATGTTAGAATGGTTCGAGTACCATGGCCATGTCTGCATTGTTTTTGAGCTACTGGGGCTCAGCACCTTTGACTTTATTAAGGAGAATGGCTTTCTGCCATTTAGGCTGGACCACATTAGAAAGATGGCGTATCAGATCTGCAAATCTGTGAACTGTaagtatgtttctttttttgctttgtttgttaaATTTTCTGTGCAGAATTTCCTAACTGTATTTGTTATCTTGCAGTTTTACATTCGAACAAGTTGACACATACTGATCtgaaaccagaaaatattttatttgtgacGTCTGACTACGTAGAAGAATATAACCCCAAACTGGTAAGTTGCTGTCTTcttccccacctctccctcAGCCATTGTCTGGGTTTATTTGGTCACTTGCATCCCATTGcgtttcatttcagaaatgcgATGAACGCAGGCTAAAAAATCCAGACATCAAAGTTGTGGACTTTGGGAGTGCAACATATGATTATGAGTATCATAGCACTTTGGTGTCTACAAGACATTACAGAGCACCTGAAGTTATCCTAGGTCAGTGTAAGTCTGTTAAGCTCATCTTTCACGTAAGCTTTTTTGTATGCTATTGAACGGTGCTACAGAGGTGTTGCTTGAGCTGTTGAACTGTTTGCAGCCTGGTGTAAACATGAACCTTCTGAATCTTTTCACAGCACTGGGATGGTCACACCCATGTGATGTTTGGAGCATCGGATGTATTCTCATAGAATATTACCTTGGATTCACAGTATTTCCGGTAGGTAACTATGAACCTCAAAATGATGCAGTGTGTATAATGCTCCCCAACTTGGTGAAAATGTGCTACAGAGGTGGGGGCTAAGGGCAGTGGTCTGTGCAAGAAATTCAGGTGCGTTTCTCTGTAATGCCAAGTTGAAGCGAACAGAAGATGTAGGCACAAAGGAACCTTCTCAGCAGAAGATTTCTAAAAGTTGCTTTCAGTAAACATTTTGGCAGCAGCTTGGTATGAAGGATCATCCTGTTAATATTTGTAACTTACCAGCCACCCTAGTAACAGATGTAGCTTCATTTATTGCCCTCAGCAAATACTCTCAAATCTTGACAGTATTGCTGAAACTTGGAATTtatgaacaacaacaacaaaaaataataaggCAGGGTcaagggaaaaaacctccagTAGAGCATAACTTATTTCAGGAAACAGATGACTGCGgcctctcttttcttccttaatcTGAAATTCATTATTGGTTGCAGTGTACAGTCAAAAATAAAGTAAGGTTAGTGTGTGGTTCTTAATAACCAACTTCCTCTTAACAGTGAACAAAAATGTCTTACCTTGATTTCCCTCCAGACCCATGACAGCAAAGAACACCTGGCGATGATGGAACGAGTACTGGGGCCTTTGCCAAATCACATGATAAAGAAAAGCAGGTAATTAAATTTTTCCATACCTGGATTGCTATAGTTTAATTTTTTCACATTtgatttaatattaaatttaaaaaaaaagttaataaactCAGATTCATGCTTTTGCTCTATTTAAGAAGCTGGCCACTCCTGTGGAATAGTCCCACATCAGTTCCCAAGTTGTGAACAAACACGCTGGTAAAATTCTAGTGATGGGACAAACCAGAATCTTTGAATAACAAACTGTGTTCTGTTTGTTTAAGGAAACGCAAATATTTCTGTCATGACCAGCTGGATTGGGATGAACACAGTTCTGCTGGTAGATACGTCTCAAGGCGCTGCAAGCCACTGAAGGTAAGATCGATAGCAGGGAAGATGCttttggggagaggagctgTAAGTGCAAGTATGAGACTAAAAAACCCTGTCTTGTTGCTTTCTTCATGAAGGAGTTCATGACCTGCCACGATTCTGACCATGAGAACCTCTTTGACCTCATTCAAAAGATGCTGGAGTATGACCCAGCCAAGCGGATTACTCTTGAAGAAGCACTGAAacatcctttcttcttcccactgAAACAGCGAAAAAGGGCGCTGTCTCCCATACCTGAGCAGGCTGACACAGATGTCAGACCaccaaagaaacacaaaaaaccttaaaaaaaaaattcttaatcTTAACTATTTATTGTGTACAGTTATTTTGTAAATGTCCTATTTTGTATTACGACTTTTTAGATACTGACCTTTAATCCAGCTGTTGGcataaaacatttaagaaaaagataGTGATGAACCTGGTTGTGTTTcctcagtaaataaaaaaaaaaatctcaggacAGTTGCACTCTTAACATATGGAAAAAAGCACCCTCTATGATATAGAGGCTTCCTAACAGCAAGAAAGTATTACTTGAATTATGTTTTATGCAACTGTCATTGGAACAGCAAAAGACGCTTTAGGGTGACTGATGCTTCCTTTCTGGGTAAGAGAACAGAGACAGCCCTTGACATTAAGTGTAAGGATGGCCTTTATTGGTTTAAAAAAGTTACAAAGATCACTGTAGTAGTGAACAGATTGCATTGTGatcacttattttttctttttttaattttagtatgTGTACTCTGGTTaccagtatttcagttaatgctcATTATTAGCTTACAACATGGAGACATCACTCTTCTACCAACTCTTTCTTGAATTATGAGCTGTCCTGAGCATTTCCATTAAGAATTCAAAGTTTTGGGGAGCAGATAAGCTGTTTGGTCTAACATGTCAACTGCCAGCATAAAATAATCTCTAAACTTCAGGGGGAGGGGGTAGAGTTTTGTCCACCTTGCCTTCCAGCAGTCATGCATTTACAGAGCAGCACCCACAGGCTGCTCCCTGGCCTCGCCCTGCTAGCAGCAAGGACCAGGGCTCTGGAAAGCTGTCAGGCAGCTGTCTGTAGAACATTCTCTCTTCCCTGAGAGACAAAGTGGCAAGACTCCCCCAGAAGTGATGCTTAGCTATGAGGCAGCCCCTCAGGCTGTGCTGCCCCTGGGAAATGCAGGCCACCAGCTGTGACAGCCAGCAGGCTCCAGGATGCCACTCTTCATACCCCACCATAGTTACTGTTCACCAGAACTGCTGCTCTCCAGTAGGATGCTGAGCTCCCAGGAGTGGGGCAGCCACCTCACCCAACAGCTGGAATAGCAGATTGCTTTATGCTGGAAGTGGAGTAAGGAGAGGACAGAGTCCCTGGGGAGATGGACAACCACCTACAAGTGGGGTTATTGGGAGCAAGTGGTACAGACTGATGGGTCACACCGAGTTACCACACAAGCCATGGCCTCTTCACTTTGGAGGCTTTTTACAGTTTAATTTGCAAACAGAACTGCCATAAATCTCATTCACCATATCATGTCTACTCAAATATAGATAGAAAACCCAAGGGGTAAAATGGATTTCATTGTGGAAGGccttaaattacattttacagtATAAAATACAGGAGGTAGAATATAACTGAAAGGACAAATGCAGGTTAGAGTCAAATCTATAATAGCTCCTGTAAGCTACTTACTTAAAACATGGTTTTAAAAACTAAACCCAGTATTTCAGTAACTAtagaaaacagttaaaataaattgccATGAGAGCCCTTATATCATGCTTGATATAGGGAGGTAGGATGTAAGAATTGGAAAGACACATGAGACATGACACTTATCTACAGCTCCTGTTTGCTTTACTGAGGACAGAGTTTCACAGGTCAGTCACCCTCTTCAGCTTCAGACTCCGACTCTGGAACAGAGAGACCTGTCAACAGGCTGCCTGCAGgtcagccccccccagccccacgttCAGCCACTGCCTTGCATCCCATGTAACAGCTGCTATTGGAGCCACATGGATTTCACTGGCCAGCTTTTCTAGCCCGTATGGGGGGTACACCTAGTCTCAGAGGGACAATTaacacccccgcccccccccccaaacaaagCATTATTGCACTAAGGTTCCCAAAATGAACAAGCTGAACTTGCGAGGTAAGCTGCTGGTTACCTTCTTCAGCATTCTTGAGCCATTCAACAAACTTTTTCATCTGCTCCAGAAAAACACTCTTTCCTTTTGCAAGATGTGCATCTTTATACCACTTCAGGATGGGTTCTTCACTCAGAACTTCAGCTGCAAGATGTGCAACAGCAGTGTTAACACAACAAACCACTGAATCCCAACTTTGAGAAGCCCTGACTGGCAGCCTTTGCTCCCTCCCCAAGAAGCATCATAATACATACTCCTTCCCTGGGTATGgctgcatatatatatatatatatatatatatatgtattatagTATATATATTAACATATACCTGCACTAGGAGTGCCTCCTATGTTAAAATTCTGAGAACCATGCATTTCAGACTGGCTGCTGGGTTTCCCGAGCACTGCATCTAGGAGCTGCCCTTTCAGCCCACTAACAGTCTTGAGTGTCTCATAGCTATCTGAGATGACACACTCTAAGGAAAGCTTCAGTCAACTGATAAGAACAGATGCAATTTCTTTAAGTCCCCAAGTACACCCCAGGAAGTGtttagttgttttttaaattttacaagCGCGACACAATCTTCAGTTTAACAACAAGTTTATGTTCCTGTGGCATTTCCACAGATGCACAGCATGTTTTTCAGTTATACCTTTTAACAGCCATGTAACAAGAGAGCCTACAGCACCCCGGAACACCTTTGTGGTCTCAATCTCTGGCTGTTCACAGTGAGTGTTTAGACAAGAGGACTAAGAAGAATACACTAGCATGTATCTTTCCCTAACTTAAAAGGGCCAAAGAGCCTTAAAACCTAAATTTAGCTTGGATCTACCACAACTCTTAAAACCTAGTACAGGCAGCATCCTTGTCTAGAGGAAGACTTCCCCATGTGCCAACGACAGCCGCATTCACCTTCGCATTTCACTGCTCCACCTTTGCGAACAGAAGGTAGAAAATTCTTCAGCTCATGAATTGCAATGTTGTAACACTGATCTTCCTAAAGGTCTTATCAGGACTGaagcattttgcaaatacaagctttaaaaaaccccaaccaaacaaaaaacaacccccaaacccacaaccCCACGGAAGTTACCTTTATAGAAGAGCACCACTATTTTCTGGAAGGCCTTCATGAAGTGAATGTTGTCATAACAATACTCCTGAATCTTCAACAGAAGAGTCAGCTCTGACTGACCTTGGGTAGTAAAGGCAGCAAGTAGAGGGCTGTATTGCTGTAACAGAAATGACAAATTGGCACACATGGAGCACTTCACATCTATCGCCTGACTGCACTGGTTTCACACAGTTTCCATCAGCCACTGATTAGAAATTTGCAACCCCCGCCCCACCCCAGGGTAATTCTGCAGAAGTTATACTGCTTTTGCCTCAGTAACCCGGACTGTAATACCACAGTTACAAGGGGACAAATTCCCTGTCTAATGCTGTCTCTGCATTAGGGGGTTTGTCAGTTTTAACTCATTTAAAAGGGAGCTGGAGACAGAGGGAAGCCCAAG from Gavia stellata isolate bGavSte3 chromosome 8, bGavSte3.hap2, whole genome shotgun sequence includes the following:
- the CLK1 gene encoding dual specificity protein kinase CLK1 isoform X1, with protein sequence MRHSRQTNYLDWDKKESPDHRRCDSANKRKKRPVSGAQEKKDCKHNLSKLPDSTCSEAKSVHERDHHERHYVEEYRNEYNQGCDTGHHSSKSSGHSGTSSYKRKYKTHHTTCQHHLSQKSHRRKRSRSVEDDEEGHLICQSGDVLSARYEIVATLGEGAFGKVVECIDHKEEDRHVAVKIVKNVDRYSEAAHAEIQVLEHLNASDPSNTYRCVQMLEWFEYHGHVCIVFELLGLSTFDFIKENGFLPFRLDHIRKMAYQICKSVNFLHSNKLTHTDLKPENILFVTSDYVEEYNPKLKCDERRLKNPDIKVVDFGSATYDYEYHSTLVSTRHYRAPEVILALGWSHPCDVWSIGCILIEYYLGFTVFPTHDSKEHLAMMERVLGPLPNHMIKKSRKRKYFCHDQLDWDEHSSAGRYVSRRCKPLKEFMTCHDSDHENLFDLIQKMLEYDPAKRITLEEALKHPFFFPLKQRKRALSPIPEQADTDVRPPKKHKKP
- the CLK1 gene encoding dual specificity protein kinase CLK1 isoform X2, which codes for MRHSRQTNYLDWDKKESPDHRRCDSANKRKKRPVSGAQEKKDCKHNLSKLPDSTCSEAKSVHERDHHERHYVEEYRNEYNQGCDTGHHSSKSSGHSGTSSYKRKYKTHHTTCQHHLSQVKSHRRKRSRSVEDDEEGHLICQSGDVLSARYEIVATLGEGAFGKVVECIDHKEEDRHVAVKIVKNVDRYSEAAHAEIQVLEHLNASDPSNTYRCVQMLEWFEYHGHVCIVFELLGLSTFDFIKENGFLPFRLDHIRKMAYQICKSVNFLHSNKLTHTDLKPENILFVTSDYVEEYNPKLKCDERRLKNPDIKVVDFGSATYDYEYHSTLVSTRHYRAPEVILALGWSHPCDVWSIGCILIEYYLGFTVFPTHDSKEHLAMMERVLGPLPNHMIKKSRKRKYFCHDQLDWDEHSSAGRYVSRRCKPLKEFMTCHDSDHENLFDLIQKMLEYDPAKRITLEEALKHPFFFPLKQRKRALSPIPEQADTDVRPPKKHKKP
- the CLK1 gene encoding dual specificity protein kinase CLK1 isoform X3, which produces MLEWFEYHGHVCIVFELLGLSTFDFIKENGFLPFRLDHIRKMAYQICKSVNFLHSNKLTHTDLKPENILFVTSDYVEEYNPKLKCDERRLKNPDIKVVDFGSATYDYEYHSTLVSTRHYRAPEVILALGWSHPCDVWSIGCILIEYYLGFTVFPTHDSKEHLAMMERVLGPLPNHMIKKSRKRKYFCHDQLDWDEHSSAGRYVSRRCKPLKEFMTCHDSDHENLFDLIQKMLEYDPAKRITLEEALKHPFFFPLKQRKRALSPIPEQADTDVRPPKKHKKP